One Trachemys scripta elegans isolate TJP31775 unplaced genomic scaffold, CAS_Tse_1.0 scaffold_28, whole genome shotgun sequence genomic window carries:
- the LOC117870387 gene encoding C-type lectin domain family 2 member B-like, which produces MRKAGNGALDQRTNQPQANNKNPFKQADLGLHLRKQRDTSLIAAILLTSVKSPLESKLPPVSTPVHLNAKFHVPCCLDGWVGYRGKCYYFSEAEGTWDSSQSFCSSLNASLAWIDTEKDLMFILRYKGLSEFWIGLKRVSAQTWQWVNGEHFNNLFTVRGEGDCAYLSDDFATSSWCSTKRYWLCSTPDGMRREDAMPGD; this is translated from the exons ATGAGGAAGGCTGGAAACGGTGCGTTAGACCAGAGGACAAATCAGCCCCaagcaaacaacaaaaaccccttTAAACAGGCAGATCTGGGCTTGCACCTG AGAAAGCAAAGGGACACGTCTCTTATCGCTGCTATTCTCTTAACTTCAGTGAAGTCTCCTCTGGAATCCAAGCTGCCTCCTGTCTCCACCCCAGTCCATCTAAATGCAAAATTCCATGTGCCCTGCTGCCTGGATGGCTGGGTCGGGTACAGAGGGAAGTGCTACTATTTCTCTGAGGCCGAGGGGACCTGGGACTCCAGTCAGAGCTTCTGCTCTTCACTCAATGCCTCCCTGGCTTGGATCGACACCGAGAAAGACCTg atgttCATATTGCGATATAAAGGCCTCTCTGAGTTCTGGATTGGCCTGAAGCGAGTATCGGCGCAGACCTGGCAATGGGTGAATGGCGAACACTTCAACAACCT GTTTACGGTAAGGGGAGAAGGCGACTGCGCGTACCTGAGCGATGACTTTGCCACTTCGTCGTGGTGCTCCACGAAGCGCTACTGGCTCTGCAGCACACCCGACGGGATGCGACGGGAGGACGCGATGCCGGGGGACTGA